Part of the Kamptonema formosum PCC 6407 genome, GATCTTACTTCTCTATGGGACGGTGTTCGCAACTATCAAGCTCGCAATTATTTACGGCAAATGAACCAGGGAGACTTAGTATTTTTCTACCATTCTAATAGTAATCCGCCGGGAATTGTCGGTTTAATGCGTGTAATTGAAACCGGGATATCCGATCCTACTCAATTTGACCATCAAAGTGAATATTACGATCCTAAGTCAACTTTAAATGCTCCTCGATGGCAGACAGTTAGTGTGGAATTTGTTGAGGAATTCGCTAAATTAATATCGCTCGATCTGCTTAAACAAGAGTTTACTAACGATCGGCTTTTATTGGTTCAAAAGGGGAATCGGTTATCAGTAATGCCCATAGCTGAGGATGTAGCTAAGAAGATATTGGCGATGAAATAATATTAGCACTATGATAAAAATACTAGCACTATGCTTAAGAGGGTCTAAGCGGAATCATAACTTTAAATTCTGCGCCTTCTCCCGGTGTGGAAATACATTCTAAAGTTCCACCGTGCCGCTCTGTGATAATCTGATAACTAATTGATAGACCCATCCCTGTACCTTTACCAACAGCTTTGGTGGTAAAAAATGGGTCAAAAAGTCGCTCTAGCACGCTTTTTTGTATTCCTGGCCCATTATCAATAATCCTAATTTCTACATAGTTAGCATTCGATACTTGAGTGTAAATGCTAATACTGCTCGGCATTTGCTTCATTTCATTTATAGACCTTTGTGCATCTCTTTCATCTAGGGCATCCAAGGCATTGCTCAGAATATTCATAAACACTTGATTTAGCTGTCCGGCACTACACTCAACTAAAGGCAATTTGCCATATTCTTTGATAATATTAATCGCAGGTCGGTCGCTTTTTGCCTTAATTCGATGTTGCAAAATCATCAGCGTACTGTCGATACCTTCATGAATGTTTACTTCCTTCATTTCGGCTTCGTCCATACGTGAAAAGGTGCGTAGAGAGGTGACAATTTGTTGGATTCGCTCAGATCCTACTTTCATGGAAGAGAGAATTTTTGGTAAATCTTCTAATAAAAATTCAATATCACTCGCTTCAATTTCCTCTTGGATTTCCCTAACTGGCTCTGGATAGTGTGTTTGGTAAAGTTGTAGCAGTTTAAGTAGATTTTGAGTATAGTCATTGGCGTAGGTAAGATTGCCATAGATAAAGTTAACTGGGTTATTAATTTCATGGGCAACTCCAGCAACTAGCTGACCTAAACTAGACATTTTTTCACTCTGAATCAGTTGAGATTGAGTGCGTTGTAGCTGTCGCAAGGCTAGCTCTAAATCGAGGGCTTGCTGTCTTAATTGGGATTCTGAATGCCGCAGAGTTTCTTCTACAAGTTTGCGATCGCGAATGTCACGGGCAATACCCATAAAACTAATAATATTACCCTTAGCATCTTTAACAGGCGAAATATTACAGGTAATCCAATGCCAACTACCGTCTTTATGTTGGGTTCGCAACTCAAGTCCAGCCTGCTTCTCGCCAGTTTCAATAATACAGTTAAGAACTGCTGTAACGGCTGGCAAATCTTGAGGGTAAATCAAGGGTACAAAAGACTTTCCTAAGAGTTCTGATATCTCATAGCCGATGAGATCGGATATCTTGGGCGAAAGATATGTGAATATTGAATCTATTGAATGTTCGTAAATCAAATCATTGGCATTTTCTACTAATCTACGGAATTTAGCTTCACTTTCAGCAAGGGCGGCTTCTGCTAGTTTACGTAAGCTAATATCGCTAGCGATACCTGTTGCACCTAATATATTTCCTGCCTCGCCACGTAGCGCGATCGCATTAAATATGAGATTGATAAGTCGGCCATCTTTAGCAATTTGAATACTCTCATACTGAAGGAGTGCTTCTCCACCTAAAACACAAGTAAAAGCTTCAAAATCTTTCTGAATTTGTTGGGGTGGGATAAAGTCAGTAAACTGCCTACCGATCATTTCTTCCGGCTCATAGCCGTAAATTTTTTTAACTGCTGGGTTAACAAAAGTATAGCGTCCTTCCAGATC contains:
- a CDS encoding EVE domain-containing protein produces the protein MNYWLMKSEPNVYSITDLKRDLTSLWDGVRNYQARNYLRQMNQGDLVFFYHSNSNPPGIVGLMRVIETGISDPTQFDHQSEYYDPKSTLNAPRWQTVSVEFVEEFAKLISLDLLKQEFTNDRLLLVQKGNRLSVMPIAEDVAKKILAMK
- a CDS encoding PAS domain S-box protein, producing the protein MSAELLHQLTILRDRVAELETQLATSQKAESALRQSNAELEKAVEERTDRLQQSVTQLQQEILDRQLAEENLKKQERQIKSLLNNIPHIAWLKDPESRYIAVNEPFARACGRTPEDIVGKTDFELWPAELAAKYREDDFQVIVSGQQKVVEEVVVDTLGNNLWVETIKTPIYSEGKIIGTTGFGQDITVRKQREIALRQVNEELEAEIEKRTAALEQSESRLLTLLSSAPLILFAIDTQGRFTFSEGKGLEAIGLQPGEVVGQFVSELYPDIPDTIDSINRALAGEKVKGVITELADAVYESQLSPVRNATGEVIGMVGVSTEISDVYDELRLRKQVEQQLQQQAQFLQGIWDGVDYGIFVLDVLDGGADFRYVRFNPAMERITRLPIEFLLGKTISEALSLDMATLYCQHFAEAIRYRKTISFEERFYINSDETWWLLNVTPLRDRNLQIHQLVVTATNITNSKAAEIALQESESKYRSLVNTSQDMIWSVDLEGRYTFVNPAVKKIYGYEPEEMIGRQFTDFIPPQQIQKDFEAFTCVLGGEALLQYESIQIAKDGRLINLIFNAIALRGEAGNILGATGIASDISLRKLAEAALAESEAKFRRLVENANDLIYEHSIDSIFTYLSPKISDLIGYEISELLGKSFVPLIYPQDLPAVTAVLNCIIETGEKQAGLELRTQHKDGSWHWITCNISPVKDAKGNIISFMGIARDIRDRKLVEETLRHSESQLRQQALDLELALRQLQRTQSQLIQSEKMSSLGQLVAGVAHEINNPVNFIYGNLTYANDYTQNLLKLLQLYQTHYPEPVREIQEEIEASDIEFLLEDLPKILSSMKVGSERIQQIVTSLRTFSRMDEAEMKEVNIHEGIDSTLMILQHRIKAKSDRPAINIIKEYGKLPLVECSAGQLNQVFMNILSNALDALDERDAQRSINEMKQMPSSISIYTQVSNANYVEIRIIDNGPGIQKSVLERLFDPFFTTKAVGKGTGMGLSISYQIITERHGGTLECISTPGEGAEFKVMIPLRPS